A genomic stretch from Engraulis encrasicolus isolate BLACKSEA-1 chromosome 10, IST_EnEncr_1.0, whole genome shotgun sequence includes:
- the tnni1a gene encoding troponin I, slow skeletal muscle translates to MLKSLMVAKAKEDLEQEILDKEEEKQRYLAERVPPLKTSGMSFTDLQKLCEELHGKIDVVDEERYDIEAKVNLNTREIKDLSIKVLDLRGKFKRPALRRVRVSADAILRSLLGSKHKVSMDLRANLKSVKKEDTEKKRPVEDSDWRKNVEAMSGMEGRKKMFDAAKTPAQ, encoded by the exons ATGTTGAAG agTCTAATGGTGGCTAAGGCTAAAGAGGACCTGGAGCAGGAGATCTTggataaagaggaggagaagcagaggtACCTGGCTGAAAGGGTTCCTCCTCTCAAGACGAGCGGCATGTCCTTCACCGACCTGCAG AAACTGTGTGAAGAGCTCCATGGGAAAATAGATGTTGTGGATGAGGAACGCTACGACATTGAGGCTAAGGTTAACCTTAACACCCgcgag ATAAAGGACCTGAGCATCAAGGTGCTGGACCTGAGGGGCAAGTTCAAGCGGCCCGCCCTGCGGAGGGTGCGGGTCTCTGCAGATGCCATCCTGCGCTCCCTCCTGGGCTCCAAACACAAGGTGTCCATGGACCTGCGCGCTAATCTGAAGAGCGTCAAGAAGGAGGATACTGAGAAG AAGAGGCCGGTGGAGGATAGTGACTGGCGTAAGAATGTGGAGGCCATGTCTGGAATGGAGGGCAGGAAGAAGATGTTCGATGCAGCCAAGACCCCGGCCCAGTGA
- the lad1 gene encoding ladinin-1: MSVSRKNWAALSSLARQWTMEDEEELEREQRRKTRDPSVSGEPEEDEGQVSARSPGGSRSVRQESSERVDEDAQMQMDFVEMLRSRDEKRRARHVETLRRQKQEEDGAGAGGGEGDQAEGEPQARVELLGDVEVEEAFITPLRNLLVRGGASSPSDPPNLASPGSPVSTTSSSSRSHSRTQSSNSAAEGQNGNGTATSTPSSQQRAAKKFVSSVSISFDKSPMSPPPQRLVSPLSPRSPMSPTFGSPSSSAQHNGGAENGSPSSFEPAERPAFIRQSSRTTSFRMLKKKEEQSMPLQRSASVRVTNKIESDKGDQDEEQQSPFKRNSKQRISARSIQETMDRLNQAAQKQSGKSPYHPERTLFLNDEVLRKKSLFEKEQQKGEKESGISRQEFRNFSSGIGDRINRWVQKQSKPSSSPSSSSEFRTVDFLSKKILFEHGKGERPLSPTAPSNTN; the protein is encoded by the exons ATGTCTGTCAGTCGTAAGAATTGGGCTGCGCTGTCGAG CCTGGCTCGGCAGTGGacgatggaggatgaggaggagctggagcgggagcagaggaggaagacTCGGGACCCCAGCGTCAGTGGAGAGCCGGAGGAGGATGAGGGCCAGGTCAGCGCCAGGAGCCCCGGTGGATCCAGGAG TGTGCGGCAGGAGTCCTCCGAGCGTGTGGATGAGGACGCGCAGATGCAGATGGACTTTGTGGAGATGTTGCGCTCGCGAGACGAGAAGCGGCGCGCCCGACATGTGGAGACCCTGAGGAggcagaagcaggaggaggatggggctggggccggaggtggagagggggaccAGGCGGAGGGAGAACCCCAGGCCAGGGTGGAGCTGCTGGGGgacgtggaggtggaggaggccttCATCACCCCGCTGCGCAACCTCCTGGTCAGAGGTGGCGCCAGCAGCCCAAGCGACCCACCTAACCTAGCTAGCCCCGGTAGTCCTGTTAGTAcaaccagtagcagcagcaggtcCCACAGCCGGACTCAGTCCAGCAACTCAGCGGCTGAGGGTCAG AATGGAAATGGCACTGCCACTTCGACCCCGTCATCTCAACAAAGAGCAGCCAAGAAGTTTGTCAG CTCTGTGTCCATATCGTTTGATAAGAGTCCCATGTCCCCGCCTCCCCAGAGGCTGGTGTCCCCCCTCAGCCCCAGAAGCCCCATGAGCCCCACGTTTGGCAGCCCCTCCAGCTCAGCACAACACAATGGGGGCGCAGAG AATGGGTCACCCTCTAGCTTCGAGCCGGCAGAGAGGCCCGCCTTCATCAGACAGAGTTCCAGAACCACGTCTTTCAGG ATGCTGAAGAAAAAAGAGGAGCAGAGCATGCCTTTGCAACGGAG TGCCAGCGTTAGGGTCACTAACAAAATTGAGTCCGATAAG GGCGATCAAGATGAGGAACAGCAGTCACCATTTAAGAGAAA CTCTAAACAGAGGATATCAGCTAGGTCCATCCAGGAGACGATGGACAGACTTAACCAAGCTGCACAG AAACAATCGGGCAAGTCTCCGTACCATCCTGAGAGGACACTGTTCCTGAATGACGAGGTGCTGAGGAAGAAGAGTCTATTTGAGAAAGAGCaacagaagggagagaaggagtctGGAATAAGCAGACAG GAATTCCGTAACTTCTCATCTGGGATAGGGGATCGGATTAACCGCTGGGTCCAGAAGCAGTCCAAACCCAGTAGCAGCCCATCCTCCTCATCG GAATTCCGGACGGTGGACTTCCTTAGTAAGAAGATCCTGTTTGAGCATGGCAAAGGTGAAAGGCCATTGTCTCCCACTGCACCAAGCAATACAAACTAG